A single window of Nicotiana sylvestris chromosome 3, ASM39365v2, whole genome shotgun sequence DNA harbors:
- the LOC104225415 gene encoding uncharacterized protein: MSLSIVERSLFKDKDGGSTVIKHRFLGFLIWQALQSTAVFFLSKTLLLSLFTPTPFKPSFLSLFAFIVFHFSLLIFSTSLFIISSPRPHRAASPLELLLGSVKLILVPISSSQPLLSSDFRLRARVSLSYVLFVAVSAVSTSLSMISLCWSCGAFDQVKTRRLVIGKLGFWGLQLGMFYAVHYVYKKRWVLQFPIIQRPPFFSFKMGLPLAVGKALKLSAVGYVFSALLAVFLPYEFKGQLPVGNFITEQIIFYIGSFVVILCWELSHHLHQVLHTKRSVFAPPKGSAAAETNPSEPLLAALEESTPKSLLQYLAYLDLCMACESNVDPWRRAAFFEESGETYKRVISVCLTPVEQFTRNISEVLESSPVDNSLQLSHQLRSPNEQLADSKIYESFDDFQLLAWCARIVASLTVHSHKEDRFGVAQLSGSNAAVLSTLLSSLLVVETLMGKKTNLPSSNSVMDPAGIKWATLNSGRRDSAAGVAGKRKGSPFYAKAYSMADILRTSIYCIVSAFYDEMSHGAKAGLLEKDWIISSKPLYGTRELLSQKLRLFLDYQAT; this comes from the exons AAAGACAAAGACGGCGGCTCCACCGTCATCAAACACCGGTTCCTAGGGTTCCTAATCTGGCAAGCACTTCAATCCACCGCCGTCTTCTTCCTTTCCAAAACTCTACTCCTTTCTCTCTTCACTCCAACCCCTTTCAAACCCTCATTCCTCAGTCTCTTCGCTTTCATAGTTTTCCACTTCTCTCTTCTCATCTTTTCCACTTCCCTTTTCATTATCTCCTCTCCTCGGCCTCATCGCGCTGCTTCTCCTTTGGAGCTTTTGCTCGGCTCAGTTAAGCTGATATTGGTTCCTATTTCTAGTTCCCAGCCGCTACTCTCCTCCGATTTCCGGCTCCGCGCCAGGGTTTCCCTTAGCTACGTGCTATTCGTGGCGGTGTCTGCCGTATCGACTTCTTTGTCTATGATTAGTTTGTGCTGGAGCTGTGGTGCTTTCGATCAAGTGAAGACTAGGCGGCTGGTTATTGGAAAGTTAGGGTTTTGGGGTTTGCAGCTTGGAATGTTTTACGCGGTCCACTATGTGTATAAGAAACGCTGGGTTTTGCAGTTCCCGATTATCCAG CGTCCTCCCTTTTTCAGCTTTAAGATGGGGCTACCTTTAGCTGTTGGAAAAGCTCTCAAGCTTTCAGCTGTTGGTTATGTCTTTTCAGCTCTCCTTGCGGTTTTTCTACCTTACGAGTTTAAGGGTCAACTTCCTGTAGGAAACTTTATTACTGAGCAGATTATCTTTTACATCGGAAGTTTTGTGGTGATTCTCTGCTGGGAATTATCTCATCATTTACACCAA GTGTTGCATACAAAGCGGTCTGTCTTTGCCCCTCCAAAAGGTTCTGCAGCTGCCGAGACAAATCCAAGTGAACCGCTTCTTGCCGCATTGGAGGAGAGCACACCAAAATCTCTTCTGCAGTATCTTGCTTACCTTGATCTTTGCATGGCATGCGAGAGTAATGTTGACCCTTGGCGCCGAGCTGCCTTCTTTGAGGAAAGTGGTGAGACATACAAAAGAGTAATTTCTGTATGCTTGACCCCTGTTGAACAGTTCACGAGAAACATAAGTGAAGTTTTGGAGAGCTCTCCAGTTGATAACTCCTTGCAACTGTCTCATCAGTTGCGTTCGCCAAATGAACAGCTTGCTGATTCAAAGATTTATGAATCATTTGATGACTTTCAG CTACTAGCCTGGTGTGCTCGCATTGTGGCATCACTGACCGTGCATTCACACAAGGAGGATAGGTTTGGCGTTGCTCAACTTTCTGGGAGCAATGCGGCTGTTCTCTCAACTTTATTGTCCAGTTTATTGGTTGTTGAAACTCTAATGGGCAAGAAAACCAACTTACCATCATCGAATTCTGTAATGGATCCTGCTGGTATTAAGTGGGCTACATTAAACTCAGGAAGGAGAGATTCAGCTGCAGGTGTTgcaggaaaaagaaaaggatccCCTTTTTATGCAAAAGCTTATTCGATGGCTGATATCCTGAGGACTTCCATCTACTGTATTGTCTCTGCTTTCTACGATGAGATGTCGCATGGTGCCAAGGCAGGGCTGCTCGAGAAGGATTGGATAATCAGTAGTAAACCGCTGTATGGAACTCGTGAGCTCCTTTCACAGAAATTGAGGCTGTTCCTGGACTACCAAGCTACCTAG